In a genomic window of Occallatibacter riparius:
- a CDS encoding secondary thiamine-phosphate synthase enzyme YjbQ, translating into MKSHTEYLVFETKKRREMVHITDKVEEIVRKSGVRDGLCFVSPMHITAAVYVNDLESGLIEDIGKWLEELAPARPDYKHHQTGEDNGDAHLKSLLLHHETTLPVTNGRLDLGTWQRVFYAEFDGQRRKRVIVKVLGVE; encoded by the coding sequence ATGAAGAGTCATACGGAATATCTTGTCTTTGAAACCAAAAAGCGGCGTGAGATGGTGCACATCACCGACAAAGTCGAAGAGATCGTCCGCAAGAGCGGTGTGCGCGATGGGCTCTGCTTCGTTTCCCCCATGCACATTACGGCAGCGGTTTATGTCAACGATCTTGAGAGCGGGCTGATTGAAGACATAGGTAAATGGCTCGAGGAACTGGCTCCGGCGCGTCCCGATTATAAGCACCATCAGACCGGCGAAGACAACGGCGACGCACATTTGAAGTCGCTGCTGCTGCACCATGAAACCACGTTGCCTGTCACGAATGGCCGCCTCGACCTTGGCACATGGCAACGCGTGTTCTATGCGGAGTTCGACGGCCAGCGGCGCAAGCGCGTCATCGTGAAGGTGCTTGGGGTCGAGTAG
- a CDS encoding flagellin N-terminal helical domain-containing protein yields the protein MSLGVLNNLSAMYAAHNLNNTNNNLSKTLQQLSSGSKINSGADDAAGLSLVNGLQANATALAQSQTNAQEGVGLLQVADGALSQVTNLLNRAVTLATEVSNGTLNGSQQSAANQEYQSILSEINNIGSTTSYNQRQVFGSTTSIYTGDSSTSSASIDKLSISSLSSASIGDTNGAMAYSDGKDNLFIDLSTAGKNAALTDSLSAGGATSITVNYMTTGANNSAVSAQATISVGAGTNYANTVGGLISAINDSGTGLSASFTTAAQAGSAAKAASHNAGGVDTGIQITGAKIGTGTNAGALGGFTLTKVGAQTAAQMASLDTLSGTITVAGHSIDLATGNGGSNFTMDTLTTYINQQGWGVTASEDLSGATAIMSMKSSNPTTTVDLTNLAAATDTKSLQTQASYVKFAVNASIGDTGTGAAAQAGVVDTNGTGGTATISYSASAGQDLSSTNLSNQTNAQSALTALNGAIAAVAAQDGYIGAQINTLNAVSNVMSTQQQNIVAAQDAVQATDYATAASNMSKYQILSQTGISALAQANSMQQEVTKLLQ from the coding sequence ATGTCCCTGGGTGTCTTGAACAACCTGTCCGCGATGTATGCGGCTCACAATCTTAACAACACGAACAACAACCTCTCCAAGACTCTGCAGCAGCTCTCGTCCGGTTCGAAGATCAATTCGGGCGCGGATGACGCCGCGGGCCTTTCACTTGTCAACGGACTGCAGGCTAACGCTACCGCGCTGGCGCAGTCGCAGACCAACGCGCAGGAAGGCGTAGGTCTTCTGCAAGTTGCCGATGGCGCTCTGTCGCAGGTCACAAACTTGCTCAATCGCGCCGTCACGCTGGCCACGGAGGTATCCAACGGTACGCTCAACGGCTCGCAGCAGTCCGCTGCGAACCAGGAGTACCAGTCGATTCTCTCCGAAATTAATAACATTGGATCGACTACGAGCTACAACCAACGCCAGGTGTTCGGATCGACCACCAGCATCTACACGGGCGATTCATCTACCTCGAGCGCCTCGATCGACAAGCTGTCGATCAGTTCGCTGTCTTCTGCAAGCATTGGCGATACCAACGGCGCGATGGCATATAGCGACGGCAAGGACAATCTGTTTATCGATCTGTCCACAGCGGGCAAGAACGCAGCCCTGACCGATAGCCTCAGCGCGGGTGGTGCGACCTCGATCACGGTCAACTACATGACGACCGGCGCGAACAATTCCGCGGTGAGCGCTCAGGCCACCATCTCAGTGGGAGCTGGAACGAACTATGCTAATACGGTGGGCGGATTGATCAGTGCGATCAATGACTCGGGCACGGGCCTCAGCGCCAGCTTCACAACGGCCGCGCAGGCGGGCTCGGCTGCCAAGGCCGCGTCGCACAACGCAGGCGGCGTTGATACTGGTATCCAGATCACCGGCGCAAAGATCGGTACCGGCACCAATGCTGGAGCGCTTGGCGGCTTCACCCTGACCAAGGTTGGTGCCCAGACCGCTGCGCAGATGGCGTCCCTCGACACCCTGTCGGGAACCATCACGGTCGCCGGACACTCCATCGATCTCGCTACTGGCAATGGCGGATCGAACTTCACGATGGACACCTTGACCACGTACATCAACCAGCAAGGTTGGGGGGTAACGGCGAGCGAGGATCTTTCGGGCGCGACGGCCATCATGAGCATGAAGTCGTCCAATCCAACAACGACGGTCGACCTTACCAACCTGGCCGCGGCTACCGACACGAAATCCCTCCAAACACAGGCTTCTTACGTGAAGTTCGCTGTGAACGCGAGCATCGGCGATACCGGCACGGGCGCGGCAGCGCAGGCAGGCGTCGTGGATACGAACGGCACGGGTGGAACCGCCACCATCAGCTACTCGGCCTCTGCCGGCCAGGACCTCAGCTCAACCAACCTGTCCAACCAGACCAATGCCCAGTCCGCATTGACTGCGCTGAACGGGGCCATCGCAGCGGTTGCTGCGCAGGATGGTTACATTGGCGCCCAGATCAATACTCTGAACGCGGTGAGCAATGTCATGAGCACCCAGCAGCAGAACATCGTTGCAGCCCAGGACGCCGTGCAGGCCACCGACTACGCCACGGCGGCGTCAAACATGTCGAAGTATCAGATCCTGAGTCAGACCGGTATTTCTGCGCTGGCCCAGGCCAACAGCATGCAGCAGGAAGTGACCAAGCTGTTGCAATAA
- a CDS encoding flagellar motor protein MotB encodes MRARVHRSRVTHERWLVSYADFITLLFAFFVVLYAFARADEKKKAQLPQAIDSAFTAMGAFPDYSFKPGDAKSARGATASDTVVMGIQALSPTMVKDDLNRIQHELEQKLAGQVAQHTVVIKMGRDGLVISLREAGFFNSGSATPRPEALPAMRKIGASLAGTVYDLRVEGHTDDIPIHTEQFDSNWELSSARANHIGRMLLDLHAIPPDRLSAAGYAEFHPLDSNITAEGRANNRRVDLIVLPVTAINFAAANSVRSNGPWRKITDEDEPKTK; translated from the coding sequence GTGAGGGCGCGCGTACATCGCAGCCGCGTGACGCATGAGCGCTGGCTGGTTTCGTACGCCGACTTCATTACCCTGCTGTTTGCGTTCTTCGTCGTTCTTTACGCTTTTGCGCGCGCTGACGAGAAAAAGAAAGCTCAGCTTCCGCAGGCGATCGATTCGGCGTTCACTGCAATGGGCGCGTTTCCTGACTATTCATTCAAGCCGGGCGACGCGAAGTCTGCGCGCGGTGCAACAGCCTCCGACACCGTTGTGATGGGTATCCAGGCACTCAGTCCCACCATGGTGAAGGATGACCTGAACCGGATCCAACACGAGCTTGAACAGAAACTGGCCGGTCAGGTGGCGCAACATACAGTCGTGATCAAGATGGGCCGCGATGGACTGGTGATCAGTTTGCGCGAAGCTGGATTTTTCAATTCCGGATCGGCGACACCGCGCCCCGAAGCGCTCCCTGCGATGCGCAAGATCGGCGCATCGCTCGCAGGCACGGTCTACGATCTGCGCGTGGAAGGCCACACAGATGATATTCCGATTCACACCGAGCAGTTTGATTCCAACTGGGAACTCTCATCCGCACGCGCCAATCACATCGGCCGCATGTTGCTGGATCTTCACGCAATTCCACCGGATCGGCTGTCCGCAGCCGGATATGCCGAATTTCATCCACTGGACAGCAACATCACCGCCGAGGGGCGCGCCAACAATCGCCGTGTGGACCTCATCGTGCTCCCGGTTACGGCAATCAACTTTGCCGCTGCAAACTCCGTGCGCTCCAATGGCCCATGGCGCAAGATCACCGATGAGGACGAGCCGAAGACGAAATAG
- a CDS encoding tetratricopeptide repeat protein — translation MELLAAGQPAEAARVFRASIAADEHYYEAHHGLVRALRDAGQLENAIGAALALTALTPNDPLAHTALSISLQTAGHIPEAEAAAAKARIVEWKIQLQSSPDENPSL, via the coding sequence ATGGAACTTCTGGCCGCGGGCCAGCCTGCCGAGGCAGCCCGCGTCTTTCGTGCCTCCATTGCCGCCGATGAGCATTATTACGAAGCGCACCACGGCCTGGTGCGTGCATTGCGCGATGCCGGACAGTTGGAGAATGCCATCGGCGCAGCGCTGGCGCTGACCGCGCTTACTCCCAATGACCCCTTGGCGCACACTGCGCTCTCCATCTCGCTGCAGACAGCCGGCCATATTCCTGAAGCCGAAGCCGCCGCAGCCAAAGCACGCATTGTGGAGTGGAAGATCCAATTGCAGTCCTCGCCCGACGAGAATCCCTCCCTGTGA
- a CDS encoding endonuclease III domain-containing protein, with protein MKSRKRQSSAGRIRRIHNRLLEVYGPQAWWPAQTRFEVILGAYLTQNTAWKAVELSLANLRAAGALTIAGLRGVSLDELQRLIRPSGFITRKAPALKAFVSMLDAEFGGSLDTLSAIPTDTLRERLLTLPGVGPETADAIMLYALGHTVPVADEYLRRIAERHRLITPPPQKNRRGYDSLVQLTSEAFASEPANERAQHFNEFHALTVAVGKAHCGRTPRCEGCPLAYDLENA; from the coding sequence GTGAAATCCCGGAAAAGACAGAGCTCCGCTGGACGCATTCGCCGCATACACAACCGCCTGTTGGAGGTCTATGGTCCGCAAGCGTGGTGGCCTGCGCAGACCCGCTTCGAGGTGATCCTCGGCGCCTATCTCACCCAGAACACCGCATGGAAGGCGGTCGAGCTCTCGCTGGCCAACCTTCGCGCTGCCGGGGCACTGACGATCGCCGGTCTGCGAGGTGTGTCGCTGGATGAGTTGCAACGGCTGATTCGGCCGTCAGGGTTCATCACTCGTAAAGCGCCGGCGTTGAAAGCGTTCGTCTCGATGCTGGATGCAGAATTCGGTGGATCGCTCGACACGCTGTCTGCGATACCCACGGATACTCTTCGAGAGCGCCTTCTCACGCTGCCCGGAGTGGGCCCCGAAACGGCTGATGCCATCATGCTCTACGCGCTTGGCCACACGGTTCCCGTGGCCGACGAGTATCTGCGCCGCATCGCTGAACGGCATCGCCTGATCACGCCGCCTCCGCAGAAGAACCGGCGGGGCTACGACTCGCTTGTGCAACTAACATCCGAAGCATTCGCCAGCGAGCCTGCGAACGAAAGGGCCCAGCACTTCAATGAGTTTCATGCGCTAACGGTTGCGGTGGGTAAGGCGCATTGCGGGCGCACTCCGCGCTGCGAAGGATGCCCGCTGGCCTACGATCTTGAGAATGCTTGA
- a CDS encoding flagellar FlbD family protein, protein MIEVTRLNGNPMLLNSDLVKTAEASPDTMVTLITGEKLIVKETCAEILERVLDYRAKLLSAVARRLPPGVNLERVVSLISLQNPEGPDKVDPPSSRRSDSR, encoded by the coding sequence ATGATTGAAGTCACGCGCCTCAACGGCAATCCAATGCTGTTGAACAGCGACCTGGTGAAAACGGCGGAGGCTTCTCCCGATACAATGGTTACCCTCATTACAGGCGAGAAACTGATCGTGAAGGAAACCTGCGCGGAAATACTGGAGCGCGTGCTCGATTACAGGGCAAAGCTCCTGTCGGCAGTGGCTCGCCGGCTTCCACCCGGCGTGAACCTCGAGCGCGTCGTCTCCCTTATCAGCTTGCAGAACCCGGAAGGTCCCGATAAAGTCGATCCGCCTTCATCCCGCAGGTCGGACAGCCGATAA
- a CDS encoding flagellar motor protein, whose translation MDKSSIGGVFLAIAGIVAGLLMEGGKISQVLQPTAALIVFGGTFGAVLLQFPMSAVLGAFGRILRIFSAPGKQQDDLLVKQLVGFANKARRSGVVSLDADLETIQDAFLKQAVMLAVDGTEPADLRRIMQVSLDSYAENEDRFPAVFESAGGFSPTIGILGAVLGLIQVMQHLDQIEEVGRGIAVAFVATIYGVGIANLIFLPMAGKMRIRLRDDVKRREMMLEGVISILEGMNPRMLEVKLAGFLDDRRLKKQERAA comes from the coding sequence ATGGATAAATCGAGTATTGGCGGCGTGTTCCTCGCCATCGCCGGAATTGTTGCCGGCTTGCTGATGGAAGGCGGGAAGATCAGCCAGGTCCTGCAGCCCACCGCGGCCCTCATTGTGTTCGGCGGGACATTCGGCGCGGTTCTGCTGCAGTTTCCAATGTCGGCGGTGCTTGGCGCTTTCGGCAGAATCCTTAGAATCTTTTCCGCGCCTGGCAAGCAGCAGGATGATCTACTCGTCAAGCAACTCGTCGGATTCGCAAATAAAGCGCGCCGCAGTGGCGTGGTCTCCCTCGACGCCGATCTAGAAACCATTCAGGATGCCTTTCTCAAACAAGCCGTCATGCTTGCTGTCGACGGAACCGAGCCTGCCGACCTGCGCCGCATCATGCAGGTCTCGCTCGACTCCTACGCAGAGAACGAAGATCGGTTTCCCGCGGTATTCGAGTCCGCCGGCGGCTTCTCCCCGACCATCGGAATTCTCGGCGCTGTTCTCGGCCTTATCCAGGTGATGCAGCATTTGGATCAGATTGAGGAGGTTGGCCGGGGCATCGCGGTGGCGTTTGTCGCGACGATTTACGGAGTAGGCATTGCGAATTTGATTTTTCTACCGATGGCGGGAAAGATGCGCATCCGCCTGCGCGACGACGTGAAGCGGCGGGAGATGATGCTCGAGGGCGTGATCTCGATCCTTGAGGGGATGAATCCGCGCATGCTCGAAGTGAAACTCGCTGGGTTCCTGGATGACAGGCGACTGAAGAAGCAGGAGCGTGCTGCGTGA